From Hymenobacter sedentarius, a single genomic window includes:
- a CDS encoding TolC family protein — protein MSSPFSSPAAVVFALALLGAGSAAAQTAPAADILSDSLTLDGTLRSVLEANPGVTSLTELANAASGRLAQTRTGFLPQITGTATYTRIDPVVKLPFGGETLQLAPNNNYDAHITAQYLLLDFGKSAATVKVAESQVQTAQDNVNVARRDLAFNAAQVYYNILFMRESIKVQDAQIASLQAHRNEMEKRVQGGVSTRFDVTTTDVRITQAQNTKIDLQNQLRNQQVQLARLLHKPTQADIPVKGRLAFQPQSVNVDAELTKAYENRPEIKLARDAENTATLQQRLIERSNMPSLGVGAQVGAKNGYLPELNQIKPNTVGVVQLSVPIYDGNKNKNQRVEALANARSAVARTQDTQEQIRADVRQAANNMEFSQARYDNAERQIAQATDALTRARARYRYDVGTNLDVLDAETQLAQARLARAQAIYNYTLGQFQLKRATGEQIWQ, from the coding sequence ATGTCTTCTCCTTTTTCATCACCGGCGGCCGTTGTCTTTGCGCTGGCTTTGCTGGGCGCTGGCTCGGCCGCTGCGCAGACTGCCCCAGCCGCCGATATCCTCTCTGATTCGCTGACGCTGGACGGCACCCTCCGCTCCGTGCTCGAAGCCAATCCGGGCGTGACCTCGCTCACCGAGCTGGCCAACGCAGCCAGCGGCCGCCTGGCTCAGACGCGCACCGGCTTCCTGCCCCAGATTACCGGCACGGCCACTTACACCCGCATCGACCCCGTAGTGAAGCTGCCCTTTGGCGGCGAAACGCTGCAGCTGGCCCCCAACAACAACTACGACGCCCACATCACGGCCCAGTACCTGCTGCTCGATTTTGGCAAAAGCGCCGCGACGGTGAAAGTGGCCGAATCGCAAGTGCAAACCGCGCAGGACAACGTGAACGTGGCCCGGCGCGACCTGGCTTTCAACGCGGCTCAGGTATACTACAACATTCTGTTTATGCGCGAGAGCATTAAGGTACAGGATGCCCAGATTGCTTCGCTGCAGGCCCACCGCAACGAGATGGAGAAGCGGGTGCAAGGCGGCGTGAGCACGCGCTTCGACGTGACCACGACCGATGTGCGCATCACGCAGGCCCAAAACACAAAAATTGACCTGCAAAACCAGCTCCGCAACCAGCAGGTGCAGCTGGCGCGCTTGCTGCACAAGCCCACCCAGGCCGACATTCCGGTGAAGGGCCGCCTGGCCTTCCAGCCCCAGTCGGTGAATGTGGATGCCGAATTGACAAAGGCGTATGAGAACCGGCCGGAAATCAAGCTGGCCCGCGACGCCGAAAACACCGCTACCCTGCAGCAGCGCCTCATAGAGCGCAGCAACATGCCCAGCCTGGGCGTAGGGGCCCAAGTAGGTGCCAAAAACGGCTACCTGCCCGAGCTCAACCAAATCAAGCCCAACACGGTGGGCGTGGTGCAGCTGTCGGTACCTATCTACGACGGCAACAAGAACAAGAACCAGCGCGTGGAGGCCCTGGCCAACGCCCGCAGCGCCGTGGCCCGCACGCAGGACACGCAGGAGCAAATCCGCGCCGATGTGCGCCAGGCGGCCAACAACATGGAATTCAGCCAGGCCCGCTACGACAACGCCGAGCGGCAAATAGCGCAAGCCACCGACGCCCTCACCCGCGCCCGGGCCCGCTACCGCTACGATGTGGGCACCAACCTCGACGTGCTCGACGCCGAAACCCAGCTGGCTCAGGCCCGCCTCGCCCGCGCCCAGGCCATCTACAACTACACCCTCGGTCAGTTCCAGCTCAAGCGCGCCACCGGCGAGCAGATTTGGCAATAG
- a CDS encoding sigma-54-dependent Fis family transcriptional regulator — translation MPDQDETLLLNLNEAIATMRDKDSLFKVVTTKLRLIFPFDLIGINVFDAELKTKRLFLRDYYGAEDPQPAVPGSMANFTPIANSPIEQLVADPRVRQLTLQDYMGAYPDYEPFARMRQQDIGQLTAVPLRIGGHLTGFLTLASRRAPNLTPADEKLLEKIGSLIAVAVANTLAFEEVARREQQRTLQLNINNALLSIKQREPLFRAVAEELSRVVPFEYFGIRVQRAEQGEVFQAFAEFSRPAPGAPLEARDPDRDEDEGLRDSESIYRQSTDLLQAAAVYSGPEFKALAVRYPRLRYVYEHYHTRALLVAPIWQRPDGAAVLTLSAAEPDAFQPEDLATVLALVPQIGLALENLFAFEQIEQLKAQVEQERTYLVDEINTSARFGADSGAFIGSGPALQQTLRRIGQVAPTDTTVLISGETGTGKELVARELHNASPRHARALIKLNCAALPAQLIESELFGHEKGAFTGAVERRIGKFELANGGSIFLDEIGELPLDLQAKLLRVLQEREFERLGGTKVLHSDARVIAATNRVLADEVAAGRFRADLYYRLNVFPIELAPLRERREDIEPLLRHFVQRLSKRLGKPVRQVRPADLAALQAYSWPGNIRELEHVLEQAIIVSQGPFLEFAGFAAAPLVAGAAAGASPASAPIKTLREQERDHILAALQRTGGRVSGAQGAALLLDINPKTLEARMKKLGIRRTVGLQS, via the coding sequence ATGCCCGACCAAGACGAAACGTTGCTGCTGAACCTCAACGAAGCCATCGCGACCATGCGCGACAAGGACTCGTTGTTTAAGGTGGTCACCACCAAGCTGCGGCTCATTTTTCCTTTCGACCTCATCGGCATCAACGTGTTCGACGCCGAGCTGAAGACCAAGCGCCTGTTTCTGCGCGACTACTACGGGGCCGAGGACCCGCAGCCCGCCGTGCCGGGCAGCATGGCCAATTTCACGCCCATTGCCAATTCCCCCATCGAGCAACTGGTGGCCGACCCCCGCGTGCGGCAACTCACGCTGCAGGACTACATGGGCGCCTACCCCGACTACGAGCCGTTTGCGCGGATGCGGCAGCAGGACATCGGGCAGCTCACGGCCGTGCCGCTACGCATCGGCGGCCACCTCACGGGCTTTCTCACGCTGGCCTCGCGCCGGGCGCCCAACCTCACGCCGGCCGACGAAAAGCTGCTGGAAAAAATCGGTTCGCTCATCGCCGTGGCCGTGGCCAACACGCTGGCTTTCGAGGAAGTGGCCCGCCGCGAGCAGCAGCGCACCTTGCAGCTCAACATCAACAACGCCCTGCTCAGCATCAAGCAGCGCGAGCCCTTGTTTCGGGCCGTGGCCGAGGAATTGAGCCGCGTGGTGCCGTTCGAGTACTTCGGCATCCGGGTGCAGCGGGCCGAGCAGGGCGAGGTGTTTCAGGCCTTTGCCGAGTTCTCTCGCCCGGCGCCCGGCGCGCCGCTCGAAGCCCGCGACCCCGACCGCGACGAGGACGAAGGCCTGCGCGATAGTGAAAGCATCTACCGGCAGAGCACCGATTTGCTGCAAGCGGCGGCCGTGTACTCCGGCCCCGAGTTTAAGGCCCTGGCCGTGCGCTACCCGCGCCTGCGCTACGTGTACGAGCACTATCACACCCGCGCGCTGCTGGTGGCGCCCATCTGGCAGCGACCCGACGGCGCGGCCGTGCTCACGCTGTCAGCCGCCGAGCCCGACGCGTTCCAGCCCGAGGACCTGGCCACGGTGCTGGCCCTGGTGCCCCAGATTGGGCTGGCGCTCGAAAACCTCTTCGCCTTCGAGCAGATTGAGCAGCTCAAGGCCCAGGTAGAGCAGGAGCGGACGTACCTGGTGGACGAAATCAACACCTCGGCGCGCTTCGGGGCCGATTCGGGCGCGTTCATCGGCAGCGGGCCAGCCCTGCAGCAAACCCTGCGCCGCATCGGCCAGGTGGCCCCAACGGATACGACGGTGCTGATATCGGGCGAAACCGGCACCGGCAAGGAACTGGTGGCCCGCGAGCTACACAACGCCTCGCCCCGGCACGCCCGCGCCCTTATCAAGCTCAACTGCGCGGCCCTGCCCGCTCAGCTCATCGAGAGCGAGCTGTTTGGCCATGAGAAGGGCGCCTTCACGGGCGCGGTAGAACGGCGCATCGGCAAGTTTGAGCTGGCCAACGGCGGCAGCATTTTCCTGGATGAAATCGGCGAGCTGCCGCTGGACCTGCAGGCCAAGCTGCTGCGCGTGCTGCAGGAGCGGGAGTTCGAGCGCCTGGGGGGCACCAAGGTGCTGCACTCCGATGCCCGCGTGATTGCGGCCACCAACCGCGTGCTGGCCGATGAAGTGGCCGCCGGCCGCTTCCGCGCCGATTTGTACTACCGGCTCAACGTGTTTCCGATTGAGCTGGCGCCGCTGCGCGAGCGCCGCGAAGACATTGAGCCCCTGCTGCGTCACTTCGTGCAGCGCCTGAGCAAACGCCTGGGCAAGCCCGTGCGCCAGGTGCGCCCCGCCGATCTGGCCGCCCTGCAGGCCTACAGCTGGCCCGGCAACATCCGCGAGCTGGAGCACGTGCTCGAGCAGGCCATCATCGTCAGCCAAGGGCCGTTTCTGGAGTTTGCGGGCTTTGCCGCCGCGCCGCTGGTAGCCGGGGCCGCCGCGGGGGCATCGCCGGCTTCCGCACCCATCAAAACCTTGCGCGAGCAGGAGCGCGACCACATTCTGGCGGCGCTGCAGCGCACCGGCGGCCGGGTGAGCGGGGCGCAGGGAGCGGCCTTGCTACTTGATATCAACCCCAAAACCCTGGAAGCCCGCATGAAAAAACTGGGCATTCGGCGCACGGTGGGCCTGCAGAGCTAG